From Pulveribacter suum, a single genomic window includes:
- the guaD gene encoding guanine deaminase encodes MTTHLYRSALLRFADDGAALYDQDGLLATAADERGVQRVVAAGSWAVLSGQFAGQGVTHWPGRIIAPGFVDLHIHFPQTDVIGSPAEGLLPWLEHYTFPHEARFADPAHAQEVACFFLDELARNGVTTALTFATSHPGGVDALMREAQARRLRLIAGKVLQDRHSPDGVRDQTEQSLLDTEALIGRWHGQGRLGYAITPRFAPTSTPAQLAGAGEIAARHPDVWIQSHVAENLDEVRWARELFPTSRSYLGVYGDFGLLRERAIYAHCIHLDDADRALMRDTGAAAAVSPTSNLFLGSGFFDYVAADRAGMAYGLASDVGGGTSFSPFRTMLAAYYVGREGQAKPGVSLTPEQLWWQHTAGAAKALGLQGVVGNLQPGCEADFVVMNPAATPLLARRTQAAQSLAELLFAMIVLGDDRLIERTVIA; translated from the coding sequence ATGACCACGCACCTGTACCGATCCGCGCTGCTGCGCTTTGCCGACGATGGCGCGGCCCTATATGACCAGGACGGCCTGCTGGCCACCGCCGCCGACGAGCGCGGCGTGCAGCGGGTCGTGGCTGCGGGCAGCTGGGCGGTGCTGTCCGGCCAGTTCGCCGGCCAGGGCGTGACCCACTGGCCCGGCCGCATCATCGCGCCGGGCTTCGTGGACCTGCACATCCACTTTCCCCAAACCGACGTGATCGGCTCGCCCGCCGAGGGGCTGTTGCCCTGGCTGGAGCACTACACCTTCCCGCACGAGGCGCGCTTTGCCGACCCGGCCCACGCGCAAGAGGTGGCCTGCTTCTTCTTGGACGAGCTGGCGCGCAACGGCGTGACCACGGCGCTCACCTTTGCCACCTCGCACCCCGGCGGCGTGGACGCGCTGATGCGCGAGGCTCAGGCGCGCCGCCTGCGGCTGATCGCCGGCAAGGTGCTGCAGGACCGCCACTCGCCCGACGGCGTGCGCGACCAGACCGAGCAAAGCCTGCTGGACACCGAAGCGCTGATCGGGCGCTGGCATGGGCAGGGTCGCCTGGGCTACGCCATCACCCCGCGTTTCGCCCCCACCAGCACGCCCGCGCAGCTGGCTGGCGCTGGCGAGATCGCGGCGCGTCACCCGGATGTCTGGATCCAGTCGCACGTGGCCGAGAACCTGGACGAGGTGCGCTGGGCGCGCGAGCTGTTCCCCACCTCGCGCAGCTATCTTGGCGTGTATGGCGACTTCGGCCTGCTGCGCGAGCGCGCCATCTACGCCCATTGCATCCACCTGGACGACGCCGACCGGGCGCTGATGCGCGACACCGGCGCCGCCGCCGCAGTCAGCCCGACCAGCAACTTGTTCCTGGGCAGCGGCTTCTTCGACTATGTCGCGGCCGACCGCGCCGGCATGGCCTACGGCCTGGCCAGCGACGTGGGCGGGGGTACGTCCTTCAGCCCGTTTCGCACCATGCTGGCCGCCTACTATGTGGGCCGCGAGGGGCAGGCCAAGCCGGGCGTGTCGCTCACGCCCGAGCAGCTGTGGTGGCAGCACACGGCCGGCGCCGCGAAGGCGCTGGGGTTGCAAGGCGTGGTGGGCAACCTGCAACCGGGTTGCGAGGCCGACTTCGTCGTGATGAACCCGGCTGCCACGCCGCTGCTGGCGCGGCGCACCCAGGCCGCACAAAGCCTGGCCGAGCTGCTGTTCGCCATGATCGTGCTGGGCGACGACCGGCTGATTGAGCGCACGGTGATTGCCTGA
- a CDS encoding urate hydroxylase PuuD — MESYLLDWANLLLRWLHVITAIAWVGSSFYFVFLDSSLTPPVDEDLKRQGVNGELWAVHGGGFYHPVKFNVAPPKLPGHLHWFFWESYTTWLSGFALLTVSYLWNAGIYLVNPADPLMLPSMAVVAALAFLVVFWLLYDGICRVFGQRERGDATVGALVLVLVCIAAWLACHIFPGQAAFLLMGAMLATSMSANVFFWIIPGQRKVVAALKAGQPVDPIHGKHGKQRSVHNTYFTLPVLFAMLSNHYGWLYNHALNWLVLILMMFAGAAIRQFFVMRHGFKLGRNRHPWPYAAVGVAVLLGVIAWLKPAPQAVASAAPAAGAPVQGDASFAAVNALITQQCVLCHGAAIAQKNVRLDSPQGIKDHAQQIYQQVVQLKKMPFGNPGALSDEERGAFKRWFEGGAPTTP; from the coding sequence ATGGAAAGCTATCTGCTGGACTGGGCCAACCTGCTGCTGCGCTGGCTGCACGTCATCACCGCCATCGCCTGGGTCGGGTCGTCGTTTTATTTCGTCTTTCTGGACAGCAGCCTCACCCCGCCGGTCGATGAAGACCTGAAGCGCCAAGGCGTGAACGGCGAGCTGTGGGCCGTGCACGGCGGGGGCTTTTATCACCCCGTCAAGTTCAACGTCGCGCCGCCAAAGCTCCCCGGCCACCTGCACTGGTTCTTCTGGGAGAGCTACACCACGTGGCTGTCGGGCTTCGCGCTGCTGACCGTCTCCTACCTGTGGAACGCCGGCATCTACCTGGTTAACCCGGCCGATCCGCTCATGTTGCCGTCCATGGCCGTGGTGGCGGCGCTGGCCTTCCTGGTGGTCTTTTGGCTGCTGTACGACGGCATCTGCCGCGTGTTTGGCCAGCGCGAGCGGGGCGACGCCACCGTCGGCGCGCTGGTGCTGGTGCTGGTGTGCATCGCCGCCTGGCTGGCCTGCCACATCTTCCCGGGCCAGGCGGCGTTCTTGCTGATGGGCGCCATGCTGGCCACGTCCATGAGCGCCAACGTGTTCTTCTGGATCATCCCCGGCCAGCGCAAGGTGGTGGCCGCCCTGAAGGCCGGCCAGCCGGTGGACCCCATCCACGGCAAGCACGGCAAGCAGCGCAGCGTGCACAACACCTACTTCACGCTGCCGGTGTTGTTCGCCATGCTGTCCAACCACTATGGCTGGCTCTACAACCACGCGCTGAACTGGCTGGTGCTGATCCTGATGATGTTCGCCGGCGCCGCCATCCGCCAGTTCTTCGTCATGCGCCACGGCTTCAAGCTGGGCCGCAACCGCCACCCCTGGCCTTATGCGGCCGTGGGCGTGGCGGTGCTGCTGGGCGTCATCGCCTGGCTCAAGCCCGCGCCGCAGGCCGTCGCCAGCGCAGCGCCTGCCGCAGGCGCGCCGGTGCAGGGCGACGCCAGCTTTGCCGCGGTGAATGCCCTGATCACCCAGCAATGCGTGCTGTGCCACGGCGCGGCCATTGCGCAGAAGAACGTGCGGCTGGATTCGCCCCAGGGCATCAAGGACCATGCCCAGCAGATCTACCAGCAGGTGGTGCAGCTCAAGAAGATGCCCTTCGGCAACCCCGGCGCCCTGAGCGACGAGGAGCGCGGCGCGTTCAAGCGGTGGTTCGAGGGCGGCGCGCCCACCACGCCTTGA
- the xdhC gene encoding xanthine dehydrogenase accessory protein XdhC has product MTTTALQQLLHGLEAGPACLVTVQSTQGSVPRERGAWMALPADPAQPLIGTIGGGHLEFAALQQARQLLDEHLAGRTPRPHALRQALGPSLGQCCGGVVHLRLECITALDAAPLGQRLAPTLQPVALFGGGHVGHALVRTLAPLPFALHWIDSRDGVFGPQAAPCALCEHSDPVHAAVPMLVPQSFVLIMSFSHAEDLDIVAACLARQRQQGDLPFIGLIGSRTKWATFRHRLEARGFTPQELAHVTCPIGVSGITGKEPEVIAVAVAAQLLQALAARRAHCG; this is encoded by the coding sequence ATGACGACGACCGCGCTGCAGCAGCTGCTGCACGGCCTGGAGGCCGGCCCTGCCTGCCTGGTGACGGTGCAGTCTACCCAGGGTTCGGTGCCACGCGAGCGCGGCGCCTGGATGGCCCTGCCGGCCGACCCGGCGCAGCCCCTGATCGGCACCATCGGCGGCGGCCACCTGGAGTTCGCCGCCTTGCAGCAGGCCCGCCAGTTGCTGGATGAGCACCTGGCAGGCCGCACGCCGCGGCCGCACGCGCTGCGCCAGGCGCTGGGGCCCAGCCTGGGCCAGTGCTGCGGCGGCGTGGTGCACTTGCGCCTGGAGTGCATCACGGCGCTGGACGCGGCCCCGCTCGGCCAGCGCCTGGCGCCGACGCTGCAGCCCGTGGCGCTGTTCGGCGGCGGGCACGTGGGCCACGCGCTGGTGCGCACCCTCGCGCCGCTGCCCTTTGCCCTGCACTGGATCGACAGCCGGGACGGCGTGTTCGGCCCGCAGGCCGCGCCCTGCGCCCTGTGCGAGCACTCCGATCCCGTGCACGCGGCCGTGCCCATGCTCGTCCCACAGTCCTTCGTGCTCATCATGAGCTTCAGCCACGCCGAGGACCTGGACATCGTCGCGGCGTGCCTGGCGCGCCAGCGCCAGCAGGGCGACCTGCCCTTCATCGGCCTGATCGGCAGCCGCACCAAGTGGGCCACCTTCCGCCACCGGCTGGAGGCGCGCGGCTTCACTCCGCAGGAGCTGGCGCACGTCACCTGCCCGATCGGCGTGAGCGGCATCACGGGCAAGGAGCCCGAAGTCATCGCCGTGGCCGTGGCGGCGCAGCTGCTGCAGGCGCTGGCTGCGCGGCGCGCACACTGCGGGTGA